The Trichosurus vulpecula isolate mTriVul1 chromosome 3, mTriVul1.pri, whole genome shotgun sequence genome includes a window with the following:
- the CNEP1R1 gene encoding nuclear envelope phosphatase-regulatory subunit 1 isoform X2, translating to MNSLEQAEDLKAFERRLTEYISCLQPATGRWRTTGAWNWLIDPETQKVSFFTSLWNHPFFTISCITLIGLFFAGIHKRVVAPSIIAARCRTVLAEYNMSCDDTGKLILKPRPHVQ from the exons ATGAACTCGCTGGAGCAAGCGGAAG ATCTCAAGGCTTTTGAGAGAAGACTTACTGAATACATTTCTTGTTTACAACCTGCTACAGGACGTTGGAGAA CTACTGGTGCCTGGAACTGGTTGATAGATCCTGAGACACAAAAG GTATCCTTCTTTACATCTTTATGGAATCATCCATTTTTCACAATCAGCTGTATTACTCTAATAGGATTGTTCTTTGCTGGAATACACAAGAGGGTGGTAGCACCATCAAT TATAGCAGCCCGATGTCGAACTGTGTTAGCAGAATATAATATGTCTTGTGATGAT acAGGAAAGCTAATTTTAAAACCTAGGCCTCATGTTCAATGA
- the CNEP1R1 gene encoding nuclear envelope phosphatase-regulatory subunit 1 isoform X1 encodes MNSLEQAEDLKAFERRLTEYISCLQPATGRWRMILIVVSVCTATGAWNWLIDPETQKVSFFTSLWNHPFFTISCITLIGLFFAGIHKRVVAPSIIAARCRTVLAEYNMSCDDTGKLILKPRPHVQ; translated from the exons ATGAACTCGCTGGAGCAAGCGGAAG ATCTCAAGGCTTTTGAGAGAAGACTTACTGAATACATTTCTTGTTTACAACCTGCTACAGGACGTTGGAGAA TGATTCTTATAGTGGTGTCTGTCTGTACAGCTACTGGTGCCTGGAACTGGTTGATAGATCCTGAGACACAAAAG GTATCCTTCTTTACATCTTTATGGAATCATCCATTTTTCACAATCAGCTGTATTACTCTAATAGGATTGTTCTTTGCTGGAATACACAAGAGGGTGGTAGCACCATCAAT TATAGCAGCCCGATGTCGAACTGTGTTAGCAGAATATAATATGTCTTGTGATGAT acAGGAAAGCTAATTTTAAAACCTAGGCCTCATGTTCAATGA